The genomic DNA GATAACTACCAATGATGTAATACAGAATATTAACAGCGAATACAGGGGGAAGGATACTCCTACTGATGTTATTTCATTTGCTTATAACGAAACAGAAAATATCGGGCCTTTTGATATTCTCGGCGATATTATAATTTCCGCGGAAAAAGTGACGGAACAGGCGAAAGAATACGGGCACAGTACAGAAAGAGAATTTTACTATGTATTATGTCATGGAATGCTCCATCTGCTGGGGTATGATCATATTGACGATGAAGATAAAAAAGTAATGAGAGAGAAGGAAGAAGAGCTGTTAAAAGAAATTGGCTATGAGAGAGGCTGATCGCATTGAAAAAATTTAGATTTTTTAAAAAATATCAGGATTTGGACTGGGACATAAAAAAGGAAAGAGAAAGAGACCGAAAGATAATAGACAGCTTTAATTTCGCCATAGAGGGTACAATAGAAACGATAAGACATGAAAAACATATGAAAGTTCATGTTTTTGTATCTATTGTGATAATCACCATAGCGATACTGACTAATATCAGCAAACTGGAGTTGATGGTTCTGGCACTGACTATTTCCCTTGTTCTTATAACCGAGCTTATAAATACATCAGTAGAGGCAATAGTAGATCTAATATCCCCTGAAAGGCATGTTCTTGCCAAGCTGGCAAAGGACGTAGCTGCAGCCGGGGTTTTGATATCAGCAATAAATGCAATAATAGTAGGATATCTGATTTTTTATGACAGAATTCTGAATATATTCAATACCAATCTTCAGATGACCAGAATAGCAGCAAGAACCGGTAATATAGTAGCGATAACTTTGGGGCTTATATGTCTTATTGTTGTCACTCTTAAGGCATTCTGGGGAAAAGGAACACCGCTGGAAGGCGGAATGCCCAGCGGACACAGTGCTATTGCATTCTCTATTTTTGCGATGATTTTATTTCTTACGAGTGATATAAGAATATTGCTTCTCGGATTATTAATGGCACTTTTAGTGGCACAGAGCAGGGTAAAATCAAAAATACACAGTTTTAAAGAAGTATTTGTGGGAGGGGCAATAGGTTTTCTGACGACCTTTTTGATCTTTTCCATAATATCAGCATTTGGAGGCTTATATAATTAAAATAAGAATAGATAAATCAAAATTAGGAGGAAGAATTAATGTCAAAAGAAATATTGGTATTAGGACACAAAAACCCTGATACAGATAGTATATGTTCGGCAATAGCCTATTCGGCTTTAAAAAATAAAACAGGAGCTAATACAATACCTGTAAGGCTTGGGGAAATCAGTAAGGAAACTGAATATGTCCTGGAATATTTTAATATGGAAAAACCAAAATTACAGACAAATATAAGCGGAGAAAGCGTAATACTGGTAGATCATAATGAAAGAACACAAACAGCAGACGGTTTTGAGGAAGCAAAAATACTGGAGCTGGTAGACCATCACAGAATATCGAATTTTCATACAGATGAGCCGTTAAAGGTAAGAATGGATATAGTAGGATGTACATCTACACTGGTTTTCGAGCTGTATAAAGAAGCAGGACTCACTCCTGAAAAGAATATAGCGGGACTAATGCTGAGCGCTATAGTATCTGATACTCTTTTATTTAAGTCACCTACATGTACAGAAAGAGATGTAAAGGCCGCAGAGGAGCTGGCTGTTATATCTGAAACAAATCTTGAAAAATATGGTCTGGACATGCTTATAGCAGGGACAAATCTTGATGATAAAACTAATGAAGAGCTTCTTAATATGGATATGAAAGTATTTGAGATTGATTCTCTTAAACTGGCTGTTGCACAGGTAAGTACTGTGGATATTGAAAAGCTGCTTACAAAAAAAGCAGAACTGGAAAAATCAATAGATGATTTTATTTCAAAAGAAAAGCTTGATATATTCATGTTTGTAATTACTGATATACTGAATAATAACTCTGTTGCATTAGCAGCTGGTAAGAGAGCAGATATTGCAGAAAAAGCTTTTGAACAGACTATGAATAATGGAATTCTTACACTGAACGGTGTAGTCTCAAGAAAAAAACAGATTATTCCGCCGTTAACTAAAGCAGTACAAAATTAATAAATAAGGAAAATAAAATATGTCTTTGAGACAGCGGTTTTATTTTCCTTTTTTTTATCCTTGGCAGAATGTTTTATTAAGATACTGACACTTTTCCTGATAATCCCATAAAGACGGAGGACAGGATTTGGCAATAATAGAGAAATTTTCTTTGTTATGTGGTATAATTAGTGAAATATAATTAAGAAATTAAGTACTTTATGAAGAGAAAAGGTGATTATTTATGGGAATAGGAAAACTGAATTTTAAGAATACGGTAAGTAATGTTTTCAAAAAATTTACTTTTGAAGAAATAGAGAAAAGATTAAGCAAAAAAGACGGAATAAAATATGAGGATATAAAATTCGGATATGATTCGGGCAGCTTTGCCGAAAGACTGAAGCTCCTGAACCTTACAGAGGATCAGGAAAAAATAATTACAGGCGGGAACAGCACCGAGGATCTTGAAACGTACGGATTAAGTATAGAAAATTATATTGGGACAGCCAAGATACCTGTAGGAGTGGCAGGACCTATAATTATAAACGGGAGCTATGCTCAGGGGAAATTTTATGTTCCCATGGCAACGACTGAAGCTGCAATGCTTGCTTCATATACCAGAGGAAGTCAGTTGATATCTGAGGTCGGCGGGTGCAGTGCATTTGTTCTGAGCGAGGGAGTATCAAGATGTCCGTGTTTTTTATTTAAAAATATGCTTGAAGTAGGAAAATTTCTGTTATGGCTTAGCGAGAACGAAGAAGAGGTAGTAAGTCATGCAGAAAGTACATCCAGATATGCAAGAGTAAGGGATATGAATGTTACAGTGGAAGGAAACAGAGTATATCTGAATATTATTTATACTACCGGAGATGCATCCGGACAAAATATGGTAACCATAGCCACTGAAAAGGCGTGTGAATTCATAGAAAAAAACAGCGTGATAAAACCGGAAAAATGGTATATAGAAGCGAATATGTCCGGGGATAAAAAGGCTTCCTCCCAGTCATTTCAGAGTGTACGCGGGAAAAAAGTAGTGTGCGAGGTAATAATTCCGAAGGAGCTTTTGAAAAAGAGATTAAATGTAACAGCAAGAGAGATGGAAAAATTTTATCAGGTAACGCAAAACGGAGGGATACAAAGCGGGGTATTTGGAAATCAGGGACACTATGCCAATGCTCTTGCGGGAATATATATTGCCTGCGGGCAGGATGCAGCATGTGTATCAGAGTCTTCTGTGGGACTTACCAGATTTGAGGCACTTGAAGATGAAAGTCTGTATGCTTCGGTTACACTGCCTAATCTTATGGTGGGTACAGTAGGAGGAGGTACAGGTCTTCCTACACAAAAAATTTATCTTGAAGTTCTCGGGGCTTATGGAACCGGGAATGCCAATAAATTTGCCGAGATAGTAGCAGGAATGTGTCTGGCGGGAGAATTGTCAATATCTGCTGCAATATGTTCAAATAATTTTACCAGAGCCCATAAAATTTTTTCAAGAATAAGGAATAAAAAGGGGTAATGAATGACATTAAAAACATTGTACATATATCAGAGGGAAAGATTTCCCGTATTGAAAAACGGACTTTTGATATTAATTCTTTCTGTATCAACTTTATGTTTTACGAGGGTACTTCGGAATAATTACGAATTTCCTTCATTAGAGGAAGCTGTCATTGTATTTGTTATTATGTTTATATTTTTCTTACAGCTGAGAATAGCCGATGAATTTAAGGATTTTGAGGAGGATATGAAATACAGGGCGTACAGACCTGTTCCCAGAGGGCTTGTCAGCCTGAAAGAACTGAGAAATATGGGAATAGCAGGATTTTTTATTCAGCTGGCACTTATTTTGCTTTTTAATAAAGATGTGCTGATAATATTTTTTATAGTTTATCTGTATATTTTATTAATGACAAAAGAATTTTTTGTTCCCGAATGGCTGAATAAACATCAGGCAGTGTACATGATATCACATATGATAATAATGCTGTTATTTCATTTATTTATTATTATTTATCAGCTCGGGGTATTTCCGGGAAAAGACAGTCAGCTATATATTGTTTTATATCTGATTATTGGTTTTTTGAATGGAATGTCTGCTGAAATAGGAAGAAAGATAAGAGCTCCCGAGGACGAAGAGAACGGAGTAGTGACTTACAGTAAAATATGGGGAATTAATAATTCTGTATTCATATTTGTTTTTATTCAGATTTTGAGTTTTGTTTTATGCCTGATTACAGCTGTAAAAACTGATTCACTGTTTCTGACAGCAGTAATTTTGGGATTTTTGGTTATTTTAACAGTGATAAAGGCATCTGGATTTATAAAAATCAGTAAAAACGGGAAAATATTCGAAATACTTTCAGGAGTATGGATATTGGCTGTATATTTAGTTCTGGGAATAATTCCGTTGATAAAGGGGTAAAAATATGAAGGAATATATCATAAACAGGGAAAATTATCATAATTTCAGAAATACCGGCGGAAAGGTCAAGGGTCTTTATGAGCTTGGAAAACAGGGGTTTTTAGTTCCTGAATGGTTTGGGATAAGTCCGGATATTTTTTATGATAATATTATGGAAGATATCTCTTCTTCTAATGATAAAAATGAAATAATAAAGCTGATAGAAGAATTTTCGTTCAGAGAAGACAGCAGCATGATTCAGGAAGCCGTGAAAAAACTGGGAACAGCAGATTATTATGCAGTAAGATCATCTGCGCGGGCTGAGGATTCTGAAAAATTTTCTTTTGCCGGTCAGCTCGACAGCTTTTTATATGTAAAAAAAGAAGATATTGAATTTTATATAAAAAAAGTATGGAAGTCTATGTTTTCAGATCATATATATGAATATGCAAAAAATAATAATATAGATATAAAATATGAACTTCCCTTTGTAATTATACAGCGGATGATAGATTCCGAATCAGCAGGCGTAGCCTTCAGCAAAAATCCCGTAAACGGAAATGATGAAGCTGTTATCAGTGCTGTATACGGTCTTGGTTCCAGTCTGGTAAACGGGGAAGTGTCAGGTGATACATATGTTGTAAATACGGAAACCGGAAAAATACTGGAAAAGCAGATAAATGACAAGGAAATTATGCATATTTTAGATAAAGAGTATGGTTTCGGCATTGTAACAGCAGCAGTAAATACTAAAATCAGAAATTTTCAGGTTCTG from Sebaldella termitidis ATCC 33386 includes the following:
- the ybeY gene encoding rRNA maturation RNase YbeY, which codes for MSNIDITYDISDVQEFMDEEKINEFVDMILEYEKLENTENTYVSFLITTNDVIQNINSEYRGKDTPTDVISFAYNETENIGPFDILGDIIISAEKVTEQAKEYGHSTEREFYYVLCHGMLHLLGYDHIDDEDKKVMREKEEELLKEIGYERG
- a CDS encoding diacylglycerol kinase → MKKFRFFKKYQDLDWDIKKERERDRKIIDSFNFAIEGTIETIRHEKHMKVHVFVSIVIITIAILTNISKLELMVLALTISLVLITELINTSVEAIVDLISPERHVLAKLAKDVAAAGVLISAINAIIVGYLIFYDRILNIFNTNLQMTRIAARTGNIVAITLGLICLIVVTLKAFWGKGTPLEGGMPSGHSAIAFSIFAMILFLTSDIRILLLGLLMALLVAQSRVKSKIHSFKEVFVGGAIGFLTTFLIFSIISAFGGLYN
- a CDS encoding manganese-dependent inorganic pyrophosphatase; translated protein: MSKEILVLGHKNPDTDSICSAIAYSALKNKTGANTIPVRLGEISKETEYVLEYFNMEKPKLQTNISGESVILVDHNERTQTADGFEEAKILELVDHHRISNFHTDEPLKVRMDIVGCTSTLVFELYKEAGLTPEKNIAGLMLSAIVSDTLLFKSPTCTERDVKAAEELAVISETNLEKYGLDMLIAGTNLDDKTNEELLNMDMKVFEIDSLKLAVAQVSTVDIEKLLTKKAELEKSIDDFISKEKLDIFMFVITDILNNNSVALAAGKRADIAEKAFEQTMNNGILTLNGVVSRKKQIIPPLTKAVQN
- a CDS encoding hydroxymethylglutaryl-CoA reductase, with product MGIGKLNFKNTVSNVFKKFTFEEIEKRLSKKDGIKYEDIKFGYDSGSFAERLKLLNLTEDQEKIITGGNSTEDLETYGLSIENYIGTAKIPVGVAGPIIINGSYAQGKFYVPMATTEAAMLASYTRGSQLISEVGGCSAFVLSEGVSRCPCFLFKNMLEVGKFLLWLSENEEEVVSHAESTSRYARVRDMNVTVEGNRVYLNIIYTTGDASGQNMVTIATEKACEFIEKNSVIKPEKWYIEANMSGDKKASSQSFQSVRGKKVVCEVIIPKELLKKRLNVTAREMEKFYQVTQNGGIQSGVFGNQGHYANALAGIYIACGQDAACVSESSVGLTRFEALEDESLYASVTLPNLMVGTVGGGTGLPTQKIYLEVLGAYGTGNANKFAEIVAGMCLAGELSISAAICSNNFTRAHKIFSRIRNKKG
- a CDS encoding UbiA family prenyltransferase, which gives rise to MTLKTLYIYQRERFPVLKNGLLILILSVSTLCFTRVLRNNYEFPSLEEAVIVFVIMFIFFLQLRIADEFKDFEEDMKYRAYRPVPRGLVSLKELRNMGIAGFFIQLALILLFNKDVLIIFFIVYLYILLMTKEFFVPEWLNKHQAVYMISHMIIMLLFHLFIIIYQLGVFPGKDSQLYIVLYLIIGFLNGMSAEIGRKIRAPEDEENGVVTYSKIWGINNSVFIFVFIQILSFVLCLITAVKTDSLFLTAVILGFLVILTVIKASGFIKISKNGKIFEILSGVWILAVYLVLGIIPLIKG